From the Chitinophaga lutea genome, one window contains:
- a CDS encoding outer membrane beta-barrel family protein produces MRKFVILMLGAMLCTGASVWAQQGESQAEILGKLLDEQSGKPVEYASVALLNAADSSVITGMLSKGNGDFDLRGIKPGNYILKIFFIGYETQYRPVSVKRSLDVGNIKLKTTARDLKTVEVVGEKPAFTMEIDKRVFNVDKNLASIGGTATDVLRQVPSVNVDIDGNVSVRNGSPTIFIDGRPSTLTLDQIPADAIANIEVVTNPSAKYDAEGMSGILNIVLKKNRRAGINGLVSAGISTTGSTNAGLDLNIRQGKINFFANYNLRDRRSPMDQHLFRKNLGNDTTTYLDQYQEGEFGRKFQSGRIGFDWFIDNRNTVTISQGLVGGDFNNLNSQTTYDLDIHQSRVRYGKGRNDSKHGFRNYTTQVGYKRTFAREGRELTADFTYNRANNKNNNDYNLQYYDMQGNISNSPNQPELRYGNGKGNTTYYTGQVDFVNPFNEKSKLEIGLRTTARTFNNVLNTFGKDFPSGQFVYDSALSNDYHYTEQINAAYASYTGAFGQYGFQAGLRAEQSFYSGEMRNVKGASYSIDYPISLFPSLFLTRKFKGDHEVQLNYSRRIQRPWFRDLLPNIEYNANSARRGNPALKPEFTNSFELSYLKDFDRKHNILASVYFRNTNNAITNFNVDTTLVLDGQERQVVLSYPINARQRNSYGAELTIRNQLTKGWDITTNLNMAQTSIEAEGLSNKGFVWFGKINSNTKLPWSTTLQVTGEYESRVINPQGEEAPEYQVDVALKKDFFKKKNFSVSAGLNDIFNTDRDLSWTNTTFSQSERYRKRVSREFRVNLSWRFGKMDTNLFKRKKGEGGEGGDMGGDGF; encoded by the coding sequence ATGAGGAAATTTGTCATTTTAATGTTAGGGGCCATGCTGTGTACGGGCGCTTCCGTTTGGGCGCAGCAGGGGGAAAGCCAGGCCGAGATTCTTGGAAAGTTATTGGACGAACAAAGCGGAAAACCGGTAGAATATGCTTCTGTAGCGCTGCTCAATGCAGCAGATTCATCCGTGATCACGGGCATGTTGTCGAAAGGCAACGGCGACTTCGACCTCCGGGGCATCAAACCCGGGAACTACATTCTCAAAATATTTTTTATCGGCTATGAAACCCAGTACCGGCCGGTGAGCGTGAAACGTTCGCTGGACGTGGGGAATATCAAACTCAAAACCACGGCGCGCGACCTGAAAACGGTGGAAGTGGTGGGTGAGAAACCCGCCTTCACCATGGAAATAGATAAGCGGGTGTTTAACGTGGATAAGAACCTGGCCAGCATCGGCGGCACCGCTACCGATGTGCTGCGGCAGGTGCCTTCCGTGAACGTAGACATCGACGGCAACGTGAGCGTGCGCAACGGCAGTCCCACCATCTTCATCGACGGCCGCCCCAGCACGCTGACGCTCGATCAGATCCCGGCAGACGCCATCGCCAACATCGAAGTGGTGACCAATCCCTCCGCCAAATACGATGCGGAAGGCATGAGCGGCATCCTGAACATCGTGCTGAAAAAGAACCGCCGCGCCGGTATCAACGGGCTGGTGAGCGCGGGCATTTCCACTACGGGCAGCACCAACGCCGGGCTGGATCTGAACATCCGCCAGGGTAAAATCAACTTCTTCGCCAACTACAACCTGCGCGACCGGCGTTCCCCGATGGACCAGCACCTGTTCCGCAAGAACCTTGGCAACGATACCACCACTTACCTCGACCAGTACCAGGAAGGGGAGTTCGGACGGAAGTTCCAGAGCGGCCGCATCGGCTTCGACTGGTTCATCGACAACCGCAACACCGTCACCATTTCACAGGGCCTGGTGGGCGGCGACTTCAACAACCTGAACAGCCAGACCACCTACGACCTCGACATTCACCAGAGCCGCGTGCGCTACGGGAAGGGGCGGAACGACAGCAAACACGGTTTCCGCAACTACACCACGCAGGTCGGTTACAAACGCACCTTCGCCAGAGAAGGCCGCGAACTGACGGCGGATTTCACCTACAACAGGGCCAACAACAAAAACAACAACGACTATAACCTGCAGTATTACGATATGCAGGGCAATATCAGCAATTCGCCCAACCAGCCTGAGCTGCGCTACGGCAACGGGAAAGGCAACACCACGTATTACACCGGGCAGGTGGATTTTGTGAACCCCTTCAACGAGAAATCGAAACTGGAAATCGGCCTCCGCACCACTGCACGGACGTTCAACAATGTGCTGAACACGTTCGGGAAAGACTTTCCCTCCGGGCAGTTCGTGTACGACTCCGCTTTGTCGAACGACTATCATTACACCGAGCAGATCAACGCGGCATACGCCAGCTATACCGGCGCTTTCGGCCAGTATGGCTTCCAGGCCGGGCTGCGGGCCGAGCAGTCGTTTTACAGCGGGGAGATGCGGAATGTCAAAGGCGCGTCGTACAGCATCGACTATCCCATCAGCCTGTTTCCGAGTCTGTTCCTGACCCGGAAGTTCAAAGGCGACCATGAGGTACAGCTGAACTACAGCCGCCGCATCCAGCGCCCCTGGTTCCGCGACCTGCTGCCCAATATCGAATACAATGCGAACTCGGCGAGGAGGGGTAATCCCGCCCTGAAACCGGAGTTTACCAACTCTTTCGAACTGTCTTACCTGAAAGACTTCGACCGGAAACACAACATCCTCGCGTCCGTTTATTTCCGCAACACCAATAACGCCATCACCAATTTCAACGTAGACACCACGCTGGTGCTCGACGGGCAGGAAAGGCAGGTGGTGCTGAGCTATCCCATCAACGCCCGCCAGCGGAACTCCTATGGCGCGGAGCTGACCATCCGCAACCAGCTCACCAAGGGCTGGGACATCACCACCAACCTGAACATGGCGCAAACCAGCATCGAGGCGGAAGGCCTCAGCAACAAAGGATTTGTATGGTTCGGGAAAATCAACAGCAATACGAAACTGCCGTGGAGTACCACCTTGCAGGTAACCGGTGAATACGAATCGCGCGTGATCAACCCGCAGGGCGAAGAAGCACCCGAATACCAGGTAGACGTGGCGCTGAAGAAAGACTTCTTCAAAAAGAAGAACTTCTCCGTGTCCGCAGGTCTCAACGATATTTTTAATACCGACCGCGATCTTAGCTGGACCAATACCACCTTCTCCCAGTCCGAGCGTTACCGCAAGCGCGTATCCCGTGAGTTCCGCGTGAACCTGAGCTGGCGTTTCGGCAAGATGGACACCAATCTCTTCAAACGCAAGAAAGGAGAGGGCGGCGAAGGCGGCGACATGGGCGGCGACGGATTCTGA
- a CDS encoding fatty acid desaturase family protein yields the protein MIPLSSTISDPVYQQPETISASDRFFGSFIRDKRDLPFVYLTIRITLILCTLAVLLYMPFITGWLWGIVAAAYLIFNNFIFKGPFGLMLHCTSHRAFFRKEYDFMNHYLPWVIGPLFGQTPETYYSHHIGMHHPENNLPEDESSTMGFQRDSLRGFGAYLGSFLFAGIYHLAGYFVRKKRKKLLVRSVRGELLFVAFCVGMSFVNWPATLVVFIIPFVISRIIMMVGNWAQHAFVSAEDPGNPYKNSITCINTKYNHKCWNDGYHISHHVKPNMHWTEHPHYFRSTIDEYIHNDAIVFDGIHFLHVWAYLMGKRYDLLARHFVNIGDKYSSDEEVVAFLKGRTRKIAA from the coding sequence ATGATTCCATTAAGCAGTACCATCTCGGACCCGGTTTATCAGCAACCGGAAACCATCTCTGCCAGCGACCGGTTCTTCGGATCTTTTATCCGCGATAAAAGAGATCTTCCTTTTGTATACCTGACCATCCGGATCACGTTGATCCTTTGCACGCTCGCCGTGCTGCTGTACATGCCTTTCATTACCGGCTGGTTATGGGGAATCGTGGCCGCCGCTTATCTCATTTTCAACAACTTCATCTTCAAGGGTCCTTTCGGACTGATGCTGCATTGCACCAGCCACCGCGCTTTTTTCCGGAAGGAGTACGATTTCATGAACCACTACCTGCCCTGGGTGATCGGGCCGCTGTTCGGGCAAACGCCGGAAACGTACTACAGCCATCATATCGGCATGCACCACCCGGAAAATAACCTGCCCGAAGACGAAAGCAGCACCATGGGTTTCCAGCGCGATTCGCTGCGCGGTTTCGGCGCATACCTGGGCAGTTTCCTGTTTGCCGGTATCTATCACCTGGCCGGTTATTTCGTGCGGAAAAAGCGGAAGAAACTGCTGGTGCGGTCTGTGCGAGGGGAGTTGTTGTTCGTGGCGTTCTGCGTGGGGATGAGTTTCGTCAACTGGCCGGCCACGCTGGTGGTGTTCATTATTCCTTTCGTGATTTCCCGCATCATCATGATGGTGGGCAACTGGGCGCAGCATGCCTTCGTGTCCGCCGAAGACCCCGGCAACCCTTATAAGAACAGCATTACCTGCATCAATACCAAATACAACCACAAGTGCTGGAACGACGGCTATCACATCAGCCATCACGTAAAACCCAATATGCACTGGACCGAGCATCCCCATTATTTCCGCAGCACCATCGACGAATACATCCACAACGACGCCATCGTATTCGACGGCATTCACTTCCTGCACGTGTGGGCTTACCTCATGGGCAAACGCTACGACCTGCTGGCGCGGCATTTCGTGAACATCGGCGATAAATATTCGTCCGACGAAGAAGTAGTGGCGTTCCTGAAAGGGAGAACGCGGAAGATTGCGGCGTAG
- a CDS encoding coiled-coil domain-containing protein: MVTRLLTILLLFSVPLAAQDSVLARVNRVQEVPQKYLSQVSAKSRQFEKQIDKRTQKALSRLMKQEQAMQQKLAKIDSLAAKNIFTRSIDSLGSLKAKLKSKTARLEKLAGGQYFGYLDTLQNSLGFLKESKELLGKAKGVQDKLGNSMKSVKELQAKLQQAEQIKNYIRERRQLLKSQLANYEGLTKDLKKINKEAYYYAQQLNEYKEAFRDTKKAEAKAMELLQKVPAYKDFIARNSQLASLFNLRAGGSGENLEQSLEGLQTRAQVEQLIQQRIGSGGPNARQAISQQMEAARSQFDELKKNFPDLDNAADMPDFKPKELKTKSFLQRLEYGTNVQFQRSNQYFPTTGDFAGQVGYKFSKNGIVGVGASYKLGMGTGFDNIRFSHQGVGFRSFGDYKLKGTFFVNGGFEYNYNSAFNTSIPLLHDTGWTRSALLGISKKYKINNKLKGNMILLYDFLANQQIPKTDPIKFRVGYNF, encoded by the coding sequence ATGGTAACCCGCCTCCTGACCATCCTTTTATTATTTTCCGTGCCCCTTGCCGCGCAGGACAGCGTATTGGCGCGTGTCAACCGGGTACAGGAAGTACCGCAGAAGTACCTGAGCCAGGTATCCGCCAAGAGCAGGCAGTTCGAAAAGCAGATCGACAAGCGCACCCAAAAGGCGTTGAGCCGGCTGATGAAGCAGGAGCAGGCCATGCAGCAAAAACTCGCTAAAATCGACAGTCTAGCCGCAAAGAACATCTTCACCAGATCGATCGATTCCCTCGGCAGCCTCAAGGCCAAACTCAAAAGCAAAACCGCCAGACTCGAGAAACTGGCCGGCGGTCAGTATTTCGGTTATCTGGATACGCTGCAGAATTCGCTGGGATTCCTGAAGGAGTCGAAGGAACTGTTGGGTAAGGCCAAAGGGGTGCAGGACAAGCTGGGCAATTCCATGAAAAGCGTGAAGGAGCTGCAGGCAAAATTGCAGCAGGCCGAGCAGATCAAAAATTATATCCGCGAGCGCCGTCAGCTGCTCAAATCGCAGCTGGCCAATTATGAGGGCCTTACCAAAGACCTGAAAAAGATCAACAAGGAAGCCTATTACTACGCCCAGCAGCTCAATGAATACAAGGAGGCGTTCAGGGACACGAAGAAGGCCGAAGCCAAGGCCATGGAGCTGCTGCAGAAGGTGCCCGCATACAAGGACTTCATCGCCCGCAATTCCCAGCTGGCCAGCCTGTTTAACCTGCGGGCCGGCGGTTCCGGGGAGAACCTCGAGCAGAGCCTCGAAGGCCTGCAAACCCGTGCGCAGGTGGAGCAGTTGATCCAGCAGCGCATCGGCAGCGGCGGCCCCAACGCCCGGCAGGCCATCAGCCAGCAAATGGAAGCGGCGCGCTCGCAGTTCGACGAACTGAAGAAAAACTTCCCCGACCTCGACAATGCGGCGGACATGCCGGATTTCAAGCCGAAGGAATTAAAGACCAAAAGTTTCCTGCAACGGCTGGAGTACGGCACCAATGTGCAGTTCCAGCGCTCCAACCAATACTTCCCCACTACCGGCGACTTCGCCGGCCAGGTAGGCTATAAGTTCAGCAAAAACGGTATCGTGGGTGTAGGCGCCTCTTACAAACTGGGCATGGGCACCGGCTTCGATAACATCCGGTTTTCACACCAGGGCGTGGGTTTCCGTTCTTTCGGCGACTACAAGCTGAAGGGAACGTTTTTCGTGAACGGCGGCTTCGAGTACAATTACAACTCCGCCTTCAATACCAGCATCCCCCTGCTGCACGATACCGGCTGGACGCGCAGCGCGTTGCTGGGGATTAGCAAAAAATACAAGATCAATAACAAGCTGAAAGGGAATATGATACTCTTGTACGATTTCCTTGCCAATCAGCAGATACCCAAAACCGATCCCATCAAGTTCAGGGTGGGGTATAATTTCTAG